A stretch of Scheffersomyces stipitis CBS 6054 chromosome 2, complete sequence DNA encodes these proteins:
- the SPI1.1 gene encoding cytochrome c heme-binding site (hypothetical protein with thrombospondin repeats~go_funtion heme binding; electron transporter activity~go_process electron transport), translating into MDIDAINQSEGPPGDSSHFNASNSALNEPKPPDIGRKRKTDVAPDDSMDLDGESSDAVENGELEPSFVTAGSVIADDSFDDTQEASNALNTLNEGPEMSIMDSFETSVSKNSSHHVIEEEHDPVLAAKGDTVMISPSPSSSSDLSKPTSTSDSVEITNVYIKEKNPKSQKNNLSENEEIKKNQENRKSKKQTSGAPLTDSIWNGQNASLQHHKNNSSIKLLSKDRLIKDLEKLGSGLNKNWEEDKFTDDLTFKKIRRLGFAKNYVTSHSQQEWAGEQGRIDRWNIPQEFLIDSLSLLGEHEYQKRAIELRIDRFEYKDTQLDPSKELSLKEKLEVIEDHFSHLPEKFYETALQLETKLKQVRAAKTNFLDLLAKATGEDKEARPSYLRAIHENEIQERDLMAQLTKENTLRAIVPLMMIRPLSNSTAYMSLSPIEGPKTSTQGPSLLMSLKKLLRQGYEGSTSDYYFKLSMIPSKPLANMFLVGLEHPSDHKNPEMAISELFNRGSMQITSSHNLNFSKFPSDVYSVEEKVKYEILVAHSERIRNTYYLDKDKEKSKSFYLIATDSGKVPTRKNANLPNYSLEIISTFKFCSYCHESDHPTFKCTKTNKNRTTYYPPSTPMVATYTSTRESTTDNGSKFRKVRTGAFTEVTKGVKPQKIQQTIVNHGSNSFMNLPMEEPPSSTTDPTSTTAFSRQPTSTPTTPRQRQTQSQTPATKTTTTQDLDSEDIVIQTTTSIQTEANTITPPSTPFTVQTHKTTDTPSSMGASSTRRTPYSRPINKRQDATSPTQRLEPLRARKTPSRQNTAQLADARSWSERYPQRLRDNPPKTGSVDFSFSQIGSSIDPLKSTNTTPAMISSPIGSSFSITEASQQQLANPIQLRSEVLPSQDTIPDWSTLQDTSTNDTPSQLN; encoded by the coding sequence ATGGATATAGACGCCATCAATCAACTGGAAGGGCCTCCTGGAGACTCTTCCCACTTCAACGCTTCAAATAGTGCTTTAAACGAACCGAAACCGCCAGATATTGGCCGAAAACGAAAAACCGACGTCGCACCCGATGACCTGATGGACCTTGATGGCGAGTCCTCAGATGCCGTAGAAAACGGCGAATTGGAGCCATCTTTCGTGACAGCAGGATCAGTTATTGCTGATGACTCTTTTGACGATACCCAAGAAGCCTCAAACGCTTTAAACACCTTGAACGAAGGGCCAGAAATGTCGATTATGGACAGCTTTGAAACCTCAGTTTCgaaaaattcttcacaTCACGTGATCGAGGAAGAACACGACCCAGTTTTGGCTGCAAAAGGAGATACTGTTATGATATCTCCAAGTCCTTCTTCCAGTAGCGATTTGTCAAAGCCTACATCCACCAGTGACTCAGTTGAAATTACAAATGTTTATATTAAAGAAAAAAACCCAAAATCCCAAAAAAATAACCtttcagaaaatgaagaaatcaaaaaaaatcaggaaaacagaaaatcaaaaaaacAAACCTCAGGAGCTCCTCTTACTGATCTGATCTGGAACGGTCAGAACGCCTCGCTCCAACATCACAAAAACAATTCATCAATTAAACTTCTCTCCAAAGACAGGTTAATAAAggatcttgaaaaactcGGATCTGGCTTAAACAAGAATTGGGAAGAAGATAAATTCACAGACGATTTGACCTTTAAGAAGATCAGGAGGTTAGGGTTTGCCAAAAACTATGTCACTTCCCACTCACAACAAGAATGGGCAGGCGAACAGGGCAGAATTGACAGATGGAACATCCCGCAAGAATTTCTCATTGATTCATTGTCACTCCTTGGAGAACACGAATATCAAAAAAGGGCAATCGAATTGCGGATTGATCGGTTTGAGTACAAGGATACCCAATTAGACCCGTCCAAAGAGTTGTCTTTAAAAGAAAAGCTAGAGGTTATTGAAGACCACTTTTCCCATCTCCCCGAGAAATTTTATGAAACAGCTCTTCAGCTCGAaaccaaattgaaacaagtAAGAGCAGCTAAAACAAATTTCCTAGACTTACTTGCCAAGGCGACAGGTGAGGATAAGGAGGCGAGACCACTGTACCTCAGAGCCATACATGAAAACGAGatacaagaaagagatcTCATGGCCCAATTGACAAAGGAAAACACCCTTCGTGCTATTGTTCCCTTGATGATGATCAGACCACTCAGCAACTCCACTGCCTATATGTCCCTCAGTCCCATTGAGGGACCTAAAACCTCAACCCAGGGACCCAGCCTTCTAATGTCTCTTAAAAAATTGTTAAGACAAGGTTATGAAGGATCAACTTCCGATTACTATTTCAAATTGAGCATGATTCCCTCTAAACCTCTCGCAAACATGTTTCTTGTCGGACTTGAACACCCATCAGATCACAAAAACCCAGAGATGGCGATCAGTGAATTATTCAATAGAGGTTCCATGCAAATTACATCGTCCCATAACctcaatttttcaaaattccCATCAGACGTCTACTCagtggaagaaaaagtcaaGTATGAGATTCTCGTTGCCCATTCAGAGCGCATTCGCAATACATACTATTTagacaaagacaaagaaaagagtaaaCTGTTCTACCTCATTGCAACGGACTCTGGCAAAGTCCCTACTCGAAAGAATGCAAATCTTCCGAACTATAGTCTCGAGATCATTTCGACTTTTAAATTCTGCAGTTATTGTCACGAAAGTGATCACCCAACCTTTAAATGCACCAAAACGAACAAAAACCGCACCACGTACTATCCACCTAGTACACCAATGGTAGCTACTTACACTCTGACCAGAGAAAGTACTACAGACAATGGCAGTAAATTTCGTAAAGTACGGACAGGGGCCTTCACCGAAGTCACCAAGGGCGTAAAACCCCAGAAAATCCAACAAACAATTGTAAACCATGGATCAAATTCATTCATGAACTTGCCTATGGAAGAACCGCCCAGCTCAACCACGGACCCGACCAGCACCACGGCCTTTTCGCGTCAGCCAACAAGTACACCAACAACCCCTCGCCAACGCCAGACACAAAGCCAAACACCGGCTACAAAGACGACGACAactcaagatcttgattcCGAGGACATCGTGATCCAGACCACAACGTCGATCCAGACAGAAGCAAACACCATAACTCCCCCCAGCACGCCTTTTACCGTCCAAACACATAAAACTACCGACACTCCCTCTTCTATGGGAGCTTcctcaacaagaagaactccaTACTCAAGACCCATCAACAAGCGTCAAGATGCGACCTCCCCAACCCAGCGATTGGAGCCGTTACGGGCAAGAAAAACACCCTCTCGCCAAAACACGGCACAACTTGCAGACGCAAGACTGTGGCTGGAAAGATACCCCCAGCGACTACGAGACAACCCTCCCAAAACGGGATCGGTagatttctctttctccCAGATAGGATCATCCATAGACCCTCTCAAATCCACAAATACTACACCTGCCATGATCAGCTCCCCAATCGGATCGTCATTCAGTATCACGGAGGCATCACAACAACAGCTAGCAAACCCCATTCAGTTGAGGTCCGAAGTCCTTCCATCACAGGATACGATTCCTGACTGGTCGACGTTACAGGACACTAGCACCAATGACACGCCTTCTCAATTAaattaa
- the GLG2 gene encoding glycogenin glucosyltransferase (go_funtion transferase activity, transferring hexosyl groups~go_process carbohydrate biosynthesis), whose protein sequence is MSKAYVTLLTNESYLPGALTLAQKLKTELKTKHKLVILIDSSALSTESIDLIKQVYDVAIAIDDDLINAPLDKLVQRLGRSELSITFTKVLLWNLTDYDTLIYLDSDTLPLADLDHLFEEYKDLTAEQIAASPDAGWPDIFNSGVLVLKPDADVFSKLLEFTTVDNNTFDGADQGLLNEFFNVASAGKNWVRLPYVYNVTPNYSGAYQYLPALHRFFSSIKLLHYIGQTKPWHAEDILGTDFDNLHHYWWGDFNKFYAKDATLKAKLLSIPKGEAYNLNFAKYSNQWDADKDAGAKFHIALEKDTPAQPPLFPWEHKEERTPTRVFESHAPAVEESSGVPKSKVEDDLRESIETLSNVNVSKDEGVKSPPLSQSYGFGKQSKGFNPDKSLAEVAKLPLKFLSKNKNKGEEK, encoded by the coding sequence ATGTCAAAAGCTTATGTCACCCTTCTCACCAACGAGTCGTACCTTCCTGGAGCCCTCACCTTGGcccagaagttgaagaccGAGTTGAAGACCAAACACAAGTTGGTCATCTTGATCGATTCGTCGGCCTTGTCTACTGAGTCGATCGACTTAATCAAGCAAGTCTACGATGTCGCCATTGCCATCGACGACGACCTCATCAACGCTCCTCTTGACAAGCTTGTTCAACGTTTGGGCAGATCAGAGTTGTCCATCACCTTCACCAAAGTCTTGTTGTGGAACTTGACCGATTATGACACCTTGATCTACTTGGACAGTGACACCTTGCCTTTGGCTGATCTTGACCACTTATTTGAAGAGTACAAGGATTTGACGGCTGAGCAAATCGCTGCTTCTCCAGATGCTGGCTGGCCCGATATCTTCAACTCAGGAgtgttggtgttgaagcCTGATGCTGATGTTTTCTccaaattgttggaatttACTACCGTAGACAACAACACGTTTGACGGAGCCGATCAGGGCTTGTTGAACGAGTTTTTCAATGTCGCTTCTGCAGGTAAGAACTGGGTCCGTTTGCCTTACGTCTACAACGTCACTCCCAACTACTCGGGTGCCTATCAGTACTTGCCAGCGTTGCACCGTTTCTTCAGCTCGATCAAGTTGTTACACTACATCGGACAAACTAAGCCTTGGCACGCTGAAGACATCTTGGGCACGGACTTTGACAACTTGCACCACTACTGGTGGGGCGACTTCAATAAGTTTTATGCTAAGGACGCAACGCTCAAGGCTAAGTTGTTGAGCATTCCAAAAGGAGAAGCttacaacttgaactttgcCAAATACCTGAACCAATGGGATGCTGATAAAGATGCAGGTGCCAAATTCCACATTGCTTTAGAAAAAGATACCCCAGCCCAGCCTCCTCTCTTTCCCTGGGAACATAAGGAAGAAAGGACTCCTACAAGAGTTTTCGAATCTCATGCTCCAGCTGTCGAAGAATCTTCTGGTGTTCCTAAGAGcaaagtagaagatgaCTTGAGAGAAAGCATAGAAACCCTATCTAACGTCAATGTGTCCAAGGATGAAGGAGTCAAGAGTCCCCCATTGCTGCAGAGCTACGGCTTTGGAAAACAATCCAAGGGCTTCAACCCAGACAAGTCTTTAGCTGAGGTTGCAAAGCTTCCtctcaagttcttgtccaaaaacaagaacaagggAGAAGAGAAGTAA
- the NUP116 gene encoding nuclear pore protein (Involved in nucleocytoplasmic transport may be required for biogenesis of tRNA~go_component nuclear pore~go_process transport), translating to LFGSSNTAGSPFGGSGATSTFGTGTGTNSTSFGASNAAAGGIFGGANKSGFGASTGAFGSGGTSPFGATSGTGFGGVGGTVDSNTNNGTAVKPFAAVSEKDNTGTLNVFQNICAMPEYKNFSFEELRLKDYEQNRRYGSQNAAGAAGSTTGGFSFGASTNAPSSTSAFGSGGQTGFGAQPNTGSAFGSSGAFGAGQPSSSPFAAQSNTTSTFGQQQQSSPFGGAAAGGSGFGTSNAASVFGSSNTAFGANKPATGFGATGSSFGNAGTGGGLFGSNNANSNTNANASPFGGTGNTAGGFGQTSNSPFGQSNTGNAFGQSNTGSSPFGTQNNAGGGLFGGARNNLSNSNAFGASNTNAGFGASSTGGGLFGGAQNTASTFGANKPATGGLFGGAGQSNTQAGGLFGQNNQQQNTSGGLFGQNNQQQQQQASGGLFGAKPAGNTGGLFGSSQTSNTATGGGLFGGNTNQSGAGGLFGAKTNTSGGLFGASQPASSGNAAFGQGAANTQQSGGLFGNKPAGATGGGLFGGSNTVNAAAGASGGLFGGSSTNQGGGLFGSSNNAGGLGTNTQQSGGLFGAKPGNTGTGGGLFGGGSSGTNTLGSSTLGTNVLQNNAQQSQQPLVNINSQNPYGNNPIVMFQSITGSQQTNAAGPSITPVKTVNKKPVTLGNPHRVAPIFRVSALPKKKSTSSNEKALVTKKPDGVFTASTDAAIISSDIFAPKDNFKKLVLDKSQESNTKLLPSTESQNGPTKQVTFQLEKSSTSAATEAIENGQDKTKSKHKKKEVESEKIVPPITSSTPEHTLTDEVDDNGYWTSPPLSQLKSKSLSELRSIKGFKIGRKHYGQVEFLDPVDLSSIVNLDDIAGNVIIFGSKSCLAYPDENRPKKGEGLNLPARITLEGCYPLNKADKMPILDPKSEVVKLHIENLKKLPYMNFESYDAATGNWTFTVESMDA from the coding sequence CTTTTTGGCTCGTCAAATACAGCTGGATCACCGTTTGGGGGTTCTGGAGCCACTTCCACATTCGGGACCGGTACTGGTACAAATTCTACTTCATTTGGTGCTTCCAATGCGGCTGCAGGTGGTATTTTCGGCGGTGCTAACAAATCGGGCTTTGGAGCCTCTACGGGAGCGTTTGGTTCTGGTGGCACTTCTCCATTTGGAGCTACTTCAGGTACTGGCTTCGGTGGAGTAGGAGGCACTGTAGATTCTAATACCAACAACGGAACAGCCGTAAAGCCGTTTGCAGCTGTTAGCGAAAAGGACAATACTGGAACTTTGAACGTTTTCCAGAACATCTGTGCTATGCCTGAGTACAAAAATTTTTCgtttgaagagttgagaTTGAAAGATTACGAACAAAACAGGCGTTATGGTTCTCAGaatgctgctggtgctgctgGTTCTACAACCGGCGGATTCAGCTTCGGGGCTTCCACCAATGCTCCTTCCTCTACTTCTGCATTTGGTTCTGGTGGACAAACTGGCTTCGGAGCACAACCTAACACAGGCCTGGCCTTTGGGTCTTCAGGAGCATTTGGAGCAGGTCAGCCATCAAGTTCTCCATTTGCAGCACAATCCAATACTACAAGCACCTTTGgccagcaacagcagagCTCACCTTTTGGAGGAGCTGCAGCTGGTGGTTCTGGATTTGGAACTTCTAATGCAGCTAGTGTTTTTGGAAGTTCCAACACTGCTTTTGGTGCCAATAAGCCGGCTACAGGGTTTGGAGCCACTGGTTCTTCATTTGGAAATGCTGGCACTGGCGGAGGTCTCTTTGGTTCTAACAATGCCAATTCTAATACTAACGCCAATGCATCTCCTTTTGGAGGTACTGGCAATACAGCTGGTGGTTTTGGCCAGACCAGCAACTCGCCATTTGGCCAAAGCAATACTGGAAACGCCTTTGGCCAGAGCAACACTGGCAGTTCACCATTTGGAACTCAGAACAATGCTGGTGGAGGTTTGTTTGGAGGAGCTCGGAATAACCTATCAAATAGTAATGCTTTTGGAGCCTCCAACACCAACGCGGGTTTTGGTGCCTCTTCTACTGGTGGAGGCTTGTTTGGTGGAGCTCAGAATACGGCCAGCACCTTTGGTGCCAATAAACCTGCTACAGGAGGATTGTTTGGAGGAGCTGGTCAGAGTAATACTCAAGCAGGAGGATTATTTGGACAAAATAACCAGCAACAAAATACTTCTGGTGGATTGTTTGGCCAAAAtaaccaacaacaacaacaacaagcaTCAGGAGGCTTATTTGGAGCAAAACCTGCTGGAAATACTGGAGGTTTATTTGGTAGTAGTCAGACTTCTAACACAGCTACTGGCGGAGGTTTGTTTGGTGGTAATACCAATCAATCTGGAGCTGGTGGTTTATTTGGAGCCAAAACTAATACAAGTGGTGGTTTATTTGGAGCATCGCAGCCTGCCTCCAGTGGTAATGCAGCCTTTGGCCAAGGTGCTGCCAATACACAGCAATCGGGTGGATTGTTTGGGAACAAACCAGCCGGAGCTACTGGTGGTGGCTTGTTTGGTGGAAGCAATACTGTCAACGCTGCAGCTGGTGCTAGTGGCGGATTGTTTGGAGGTAGTTCTACCAATCAAGGTGGAGGTCTTTTTGGTTCAAGCAACAATGCTGGTGGATTAGGGACCAATACACAACAATCTGGCGGTTTATTTGGTGCCAAACCTGGTAATACAGGAACAGGTGGAGGTTTGTTTGGTGGTGGATCGTCGGGAACAAACACTCTTGGAAGTTCGACTCTTGGAACCAACGTGTTGCAGAATAATGCCCAGCAATCGCAACAGCCATTGGTCAACATAAACTCTCAAAATCCATATGGGAACAACCCGATTGTTATGTTCCAGAGTATTACCGGAAGTCAGCAAACTAATGCTGCTGGTCCATCTATCACACCAGTAAAGACTGTCAACAAGAAACCCGTAACATTGGGCAATCCTCACAGAGTTGCTCCAATATTCAGGGTGAGTGCattgccaaagaagaagtctacATCTCTGAACGAGAAGGCTCTTGTAACGAAGAAGCCCGACGGTGTATTCACGGCCAGTACAGATGCGGCTATTATATCATCGGATATTTTTGCACCAAAggacaatttcaagaagcttGTCTTGGATAAGTCTCAGGAAAGCAATACCAAGTTGCTTCCAAGTACCGAGTCCCAGAATGGTCCTACGAAACAAGTTACTTTCCAATTGGAGAAATCCAGCACTTCCGCTGCTACTGAAGCTATTGAAAATGGCCAAGACAAAACCAAGTCCAAGCataaaaagaaagaagttgaatcaGAAAAGATCGTTCCTCCAATCACTTCGTCTACACCAGAACATACTCTTAcagatgaagttgacgatAATGGCTACTGGACATCGCCCCCATTGTCTCAATTGAAGAGCAAATCGTTGTCAGAGTTACGTTCTATCAAGGGGTTCAAGATTGGACGCAAGCACTACGGACAAGTCGAATTCTTGGATCCAGTCGACTTGTCTAGCATCGTCAACTTGGATGATATTGCCGGTAATGTGATTATCTTTGGATCCAAGTCGTGTCTCGCTTACCCAGACGAAAACAGACCCAAGAAGGGAGAAGGGTTGAATTTGCCAGCGCGAATCACTTTGGAAGGATGCTATCCTTTGAACAAGGCTGATAAGATGCCAATTCTTGATCCTAAGAGCGAGGTCGTAAAATTGCATATtgagaatttgaagaagttgccaTACATGAACTTCGAGTCATACGACGCAGCCACCGGCAACTGGACATTCACAGTAGAGTCGATGGATGCTTGA